The genomic region ACGAGAGCACTGAAAGTAGTCGGAGTGTAATCTGATGACTCAGACTCCGAGTTCTTATGCAAGACCTTTCCCCAAAGAAACCAAACCCCAAAGACAAACAGGAACACCTTTTCACCGCCTCTAAATCAGATCAGTGTGTTTAAACACAAAGATCTTCCTCTTATACACAAGGGATCACTTTCTACTGCAACTAGTGCCTTACAGTTTATGAACTCTCATTTTTACTTTCGGAACTAACAACATGGATTTTCCTGAAAAGCCCGAAGGAAGCAGAATTAATCTAACGTGTCTGAACTTCTACAATTAGGTGTTGATTTGAACTGGAAAAATCGATATTTAGAGTTTTCAGTCACTACATTGACACAGAAGTGTCAAGTCTACCACAATCAGAACTTGGGAGCATGCCTGTTTTCTTGGGTTATGAACATTTGAGTGGAAAAATGGATTTTCTACTTTGTGTCCTaaggaaacaacagaaaatagtgCCTGATAATGAGCTGCAACagtaagaaaacataattttgaacatttctgttaacTGCCTAGAAGTGGGGTCCTGACAGCATCTTTGGGAACGTCTGATCTAGAAAACGTCGTTTCTTATCCATCTTATTTGCAGAATAGCTCAACGTCTGTCggattaaataaaaacctccCATTAACATCAATTTACATGTCTCACTACAATTTGtcaattagatttaggtttAGACTTGGACTGGAccgtccatccattttcttataaATTCAGGCCACCTCCATGTCCCACTCAAGAAGAGAATTTGTTGCATCTCCTACATGGCTTttggaaaactttgaaaacattcctTTTTGCCATTCCTccataaagaccagatttgtgAAGTTCACAATTAATGGTTGTCCGGTCATCGTATTGTCCCACCTGAGCTCCTCTAGGCTGGTGGTTGTCCTCCTTCCCAGCCTGTGAGTGTAGCTGGATGACCCTGTCTCCCTAGGCTTTTCTCACTTTCAGATGACAGGAGTAAACAAAGCTTCTTGAGACGTCCAAACGGTGGGATGTACAATAGCTCCCCCAACCATGTTAGAAGTTTCTCTGACATGGCTGGGATGTTCCTTTGTCTATATAAAGCTCCAACTTCACTAATGCTCTGCCTCTGAGGCCTTCGTAGAAAGTTAAACTACTAGGCGACGACTTCTGTTTTACAATAGGGGACTTCTGGAGGCAATTGGTTGCGTTGGATTCTACTTAGAGGCAAGACGCATACCAGTTATTTCCTTCTGTTATCATTTGCTCACAACTCTGTTATTCGGCACTGTGTTTGTCTGTTCCATAAAATCCCATGAATGTACAGAagcttgtgtgtgtgatgaGAGAAAATGTGGAGATGTATTTTTtgccttaaaatattttgaagaagTGGGAAACACCACAGCATACATAATACAATTGAACTTTGTCTTAaattagggaaaaaaatcaaaatgaagagTAATGTAGCCCTCGGTCATTGATTGAGCTGTTAGAACTGTGGATTTTAAAGTGAAACGTGacatgaagataaaaaaatagaCATGCTTTGTATGAAATGATAAAGGTCAGTAATTCTTGACCTTTACAGAAATGCTGCAGAAGAACAATTTCCACTCATTGAAAAGTTACACGAATCCCAAGTTTAATGCTTATCTTGTGCTAAACAATTACAACAGTAACcacaaaacatgtttcataTACAAGAATACATGagtataaatatagaatatctCTAACACGGGGTAATAGCCGAACAACTgtccaaaacacacaacacacacagtcaaaacaacaacaaactaaatCATCCACTCAGCGACACAGAGAAACCTCAGAATCCTCTCTGAACTTTTCACTCAGTAAAAACATTCACTCACTCTTTCACAAGTCCAAATGGAAGACTGTTTATGTAGCTAAATGCTAAGTCTATGTAGCTAAAGCTGAAAGTCTCTTTAGTGCTCAGAGTTTCTTCCAGTTGCTTCCTTCACATCGCTCCAAAAAAATCGACACCATACACTTTTCAACATCGAGACCGAAAAATAAATGGCGGCTCGATTTTGTCCCGTCCGTATCTTCAGGTGGTACAATGCCGATCTCTGGTTACAGTAAGGATTAGGTTGGACACGTCACTGCATAGCGTTAGAACATCTAAAAGGAAATCTACATCTCCGTGTTATGGCCCGCAAAGCCTAGAATGGAGGACTCTTTGCGAACATGGAGCAAAGAAAGTCAATTCAACAGGAAACCGTAGGAGTTTCAGGTAGAAACCTTTAATGCTCTTTGATAATACCAGCACTATCACTACAGAAATCCACTCGCTGTCCGATGTCCACCCGCTGATGTTTATCATGTCCACACGGCTTCAGAAAATCCTCGACGAGGGTATAATGATGGTAAAGACACCATCAACACTGATGTGTACACAACACTGAGACGGGGAGTCATGCAGGAGAGCAGCTTCAGCTCTCGCTGTCTCTTTCAGTCCCACTTCAGCGTCCCGCTCTGTCGGTGAGTCCCGAGTTAAGTTCATTAGACGCCGTTCAAGAGCAGGACAGAGGCGGCGGAGCTGGGGGAGGTAAGTTCAGGGTTGATGTAATGCGGATCTTCCTCGTCCTCGGACTCGCCGGGGTTTCGGGAGGCGGTCAAGGCGAGCTTCCTGAGGCCGCCCTCTAAAGAGGCCTCGGCTCCCTCCGCCCTGTCGCCTGCAACGCAGAGGGAAGAGGAAAAACTGGTTCAAAATGTACCTGCTGGAGGCGGGGAAGGCCAACTGTCTACAGAGGACTGTTCACAGCcactgaatgtttatttttaattttgtgtatGATAGACCAACACGAAGCAGCACAGAATCACTAAGTGGAAGTAAACTGATGCGTggttttccaaataaataaaaaaagcatttcagtcTTTGCAGGGGCTTTGTaaggaaatatgttttcaaaacatATAAATCCAGTCATTTCAAGCCAAAAAGCAGTTGTTTTAACCCTCCCATGGTCTTAAGAGATGGGGTGAATTGGACCCTGCAAGATTTTTACTCTGTGCGCAGTCCGATAGGGTCGCACTAACCCCGCGTGTGCTTTTTGtagtgtgtgtggttttgggatCTGACGGTCTGACCCCACTCCGTGACTATTACATCTGCATTCGAAATCCTGAGCGTTGCAATAAGACCGGGGGGGGAGTTAAGGTTAAGGTTGGATTTTAGACCTGGTGCAGAGAAATCTGCTTTCTAGAAAACGAGTATCTGACTCAAAACTTAGGAAAATTAGTGTTGACATCTGACTCTCTTTCCggtgcagttttattttgataatttatgCACAATATGCTTGCTGCATTAAATTCTAAGCAAACTGTGTATCTGGTTCTGCCTGTGCCAGTTACCGTTGCAGTACTCCTTACAGCATACTCGACAGCAATCTTTGGTTACATATCGGCGTAAGCCAGCTAGCGGTATTCAGCTATTCTGAGATTCTAAGATGTTTCATAATCCTTAAACTTTGCCATCAGGCCTTTACTAAAGTTTAAATTCTTTTTCATGAGGTATCATAAAGTTCCAGGGTTTTTTCTGGCTGTTTGGACAATAGTGGTTTCCTCTACTGCATCCGTTTCTGCAAACCGCTGCTAAGCTAGCAGAGAGAAAAAGCTACTGCTGTTaccaaagaggaagagaagtaGTTGATGCCAACCACCTTGCTTAGCTAGCCGTGGGAGGCTGCCTCCattccccagaatgctgtgcagttctggatcgTAGTTCAGTGAAACGATTaatattctatcagacgtattttctattgatataAGTCACGTTTCTATTGCGGccgttattgttgttgttttgttgccCAGCCCTAACTGGCATATGGCATTTCACATTTCTGACACAGGAAAGCACATTCCTGAAACCAGTCCCCTGCCCCACCTGTTGCTTTGAGAAAtcatagatatttttttcaccacaaaaagaaattgtagcattttaaatttataaaatgacaACGGAAAGCATATTCATGAGTACAATACTAATAACTTTCAGTCTCTATACTGAAGGTGTGTAAATGGGAAATACCCAGTAAAAGATAGAAACATGGCGGGCAAGGAAATCATTTCCTACATTTAACGACCTACTGTAATATTTCGTGTGCTGTTATTCTACTACACACCTCTCTCCTGATCGCAGTCTGGAGAGGAAGCTCCACTGCACTGACTGCGAGGCCCCAGGACAGGTGAGACATGACCGGAACTGCACATCAGGTCTGGGCCGTGAGAGGCGCAGAGGGCCTCTGACTCCAGACCTTCAGGAcaagacgaggaggaggaggaagaagcgGCGAGGAAGGAGAAAGGAGGGTAGCTGGACGAGCGGGGCATGCTCATGGGAGTGGAGGCAGAGGTGGAGGGATGGGAGTACGAAGAAGAAGGCGAGGAGGGCGTCGTTCGGCACGAGGAGGTAGTGTGGgtgtcttcctcctcctctgagctgcgaCTGCTCTCTTCATCAACTGAAACTGACACCACTGAAATAAACACGCAACACACACACCATTAAACATGCAGGCCACGAAGGTGcaccaacaaaaaacacaaacgtgGATTGACAAAGAGGGGCGAAAGAGGGACATTTTCAAACACTTACTAGACAGGCCGTCTGACTCCATCTTGAAGTTGGCGATGTCGTCGTGACCTTCGTCGACCTCGGCGCCCACGCCTCGCTCCCTGGTTCCCATGGCGTGGGAGCGCCGGTGCGCGTGGATTTCCTCCGAGATGCTCTCCAGGCTGCGTAGCGCTGCGCGGTACTCGGACTTGGCGAACACGAGCTTGGCCTGACGGTCGTCAACATGCTGCTTCAGTTGCTGTGAAAAacccagaatcaaacatcaggCAAAAAACTGGAGTCAAGTTTATtaatatagcacatttcagtaacaaggcagTTCAGAGTGCTTTCACAGTAAAGACATAAGAGTGACCAATTATAACAGAAGCAATACACATTCAATTTcatcaaatgccatcatcaaaatgaacaaactaatgtacattaaatatattcatgAATGTTGCAGTTATTAATCAAAGGACACTCTAAACACATGATTTCATTTacaggaactcagtgttttggcagtTTTCTGAAGTTTGTTCTACATTAGTGGAgcattataaataaatgctgcttcttttagacattcagtgatttataaactagcaacagtattttaaagtctattctctgagctatagggagccagtgtagggacgtTAAAACTGGTGTGTTGTtttctatcttcctggttttagtgagaacgcgagcagcagcgttctggatgagctgcagctgaagggttgattttttttaggcagGCCTGTGAAGatactgttgcagtaatcaatgcggctaaagataaacacatgaatGAGTTTCTACAGATCcagctgagacattagtcctctaatcctggaaatgttctttagGTGATAGAaagccgactttgtaactgtctttatgtggctctaaAGGCTCAAGTTTGAGTCGCAATGGTATACATACATGGTATACACTTTGCTATGTTTTGACAGAGTGTGGTTTTAACTAGTGGTGGCCCACTCCCCTCCCCTACCTGTTGCTTTGAGATTTCATAGGGATTTTTTcccacataaataaaacaaacaaaaaaccccaaagctatttaaacatttttgtgggACCAAACAACTCATTATTGCTTATGGTGCGAATGAGACTTGGTGACATAAACAGCTTTCTGCAGGATTTTCACACTACCTTACTACTGTACACGTTACTGTCAGgtaactataataataataataatttttactttattcatcccagcagggaaattttttcgcagttacagcacacgacaggagctgtgtctgcaggcagccagctgagccggcgccattttttgaaggaggacatgcggcagaggtcatcgggaccgggagtcgaacccgcgacgtccgcgggtctaaggcctccaaacgtggggcgtgctaacccgctgcgccaccacagcacgccttAAATTAATGTAGTTAATTTAGAACCATAACTAAATTAAGAAAGTCATAACGTGCTTTCCATCAACTCTTCAATATGTATACATGTAcgtaaatataataaatacatttctaatacCTAACAATGTTGCGATAGTTCACAGTTGGATGTTTAGAAGTTCAGCTAAAATCGACAAGCTTTCTATATACATACCTCAAGCTGTAgataatatttagctttcagtTCAAAGTACGGtctgcaaaagaagaaaaagagagacaaggttgagagggggaaaaaactgtcagaagaaaaaaaacagtcttcTGTTAAAAAGTCACATTCCTTGTCTCTGAAAAAGGGAGCACAACCCAAAGCTGTCCAATCAACACATGGAACATCTGGAGTGCATCAGGTGACGCTTAAAGAGCTCTCTATTTTTCAGCGCGCTTGCATAACACTAAAGAGGCCCAAAGAGGGGCAGTGAAACCTGTCGGCGTCATTTCCAGCCAATCTAAATGGAAGCGCTGACCTGGATTTGTTTATGGAGCGCTTCAGCTTCTTCTCGATCTGCTTCATGTGGCCGATGCTGGAGTTGTAGTTGACTGCTGTCTTTTTGTGTTCGGCTTCGCTCCGCGTTCTCGCTTGCTCCGCCTCCATCACCTGAAAGCCAAATCCGGACAGAGAGTATGCCGGAACTGTTAATAGACGCCGTGGTTTAGCAGGATGTTAGGACGGACCCTCTTTGCGGGTGAGTCGACCCGGGCGTACTTACTCTCTGGGTGGCGTGGTTGAGCATTTCCTGCCAGGCGGAGTCAAACTGACGGGTGTCCTCCTCCAGAAGCTTCTCCTCAGCCAGGGCGATGGTCTCCTTCGCTGCCCGCAGGATCTCCACCGCCCGCTGGAATTCTTGGGTTGCTTTTTGGGCTTCGACCTGGGCCTGTGGCGCCAAAACAGGAAGTCACGGTTACAACTCACTGGAAACAAAGAGTCCCACTCAGAGACGTGTAGAGATAGACTTTTTTCCTGTGGACCAAAAAAAGTGTGCccttctgaagttttttttaatttttttttacatcatataATGTGTTTATTGCTTGTGCCtattgcaataagcaataaatcaattaattgcatcaTAAACTAAAGtgagctcaataatttttatttgcatgatttattgcctttttcttttctctctttctaccaaaacacTTGATgagaaaagttttcagtctgtgtACAC from Xiphophorus couchianus chromosome 13, X_couchianus-1.0, whole genome shotgun sequence harbors:
- the LOC114155313 gene encoding SH3 domain-binding protein 5-like; protein product: MERDGNICEDDALCAEEEEEVDPRIQGELEKLNQSTDDINRLESELEDFRQRFRAVLVEATVKLDEVLKKIGRAVDDSKPYWEARKVARRAQVEAQKATQEFQRAVEILRAAKETIALAEEKLLEEDTRQFDSAWQEMLNHATQRVMEAEQARTRSEAEHKKTAVNYNSSIGHMKQIEKKLKRSINKSRPYFELKAKYYLQLEQLKQHVDDRQAKLVFAKSEYRAALRSLESISEEIHAHRRSHAMGTRERGVGAEVDEGHDDIANFKMESDGLSMVSVSVDEESSRSSEEEEDTHTTSSCRTTPSSPSSSYSHPSTSASTPMSMPRSSSYPPFSFLAASSSSSSSCPEGLESEALCASHGPDLMCSSGHVSPVLGPRSQCSGASSPDCDQERGDRAEGAEASLEGGLRKLALTASRNPGESEDEEDPHYINPELTSPSSAASVLLLNGV